A segment of the Parcubacteria group bacterium genome:
GAAGAAGTTCAGCCGGTTGAGATTAGAAAGGTTATTTCAGAGAGTTCCGCTCGGCAAGTTTCCCAAATGCTTCGCAGTGTTGTTACTAACGGACACGGAAAAAGGGCTGATGTTCCAGGATATTTAGTCGGTGGAAAAACCGGAACCGCCCAAGTGGCGAGTACAACATCTAAGGGATATGAAGAGGGCATTACTATCGGTTCCTTTGCAGGCTATGCTCCCGTTGATGATCCGCAATTTGCCGTATTGGTGAAGATATATCATCCCAAAGATGTGGAGTGGGCAGAGTCAAGCGCGGCTCCGACTTTTGGAAGTATTATGAAATTTCTGTTAGAGTACTATAAGGTTGAGCCGACGGAACCGTATGATATTAATAAATTGAATGTTAATTCGGCGGTTATAACTCCAGCAGTTGTACCTGTAGTCGAGTCTGCTAGCGATAATAAAAAGAAAAAGTAATACATAATTTCTAATTTTCAATTTCTAATTTCTAAACAATTTTCAATGTAATAATGACTAAATTTATTAAAATTGAAAAATTGAATAATTTGTAAATTGTTTGAAAATTGAAAATTGTGAATTGAAAATTCTAAAACTATGAAATCCACCAAGATAATCTATCTTGAAAAAATTCTGAGATTTTTCGCAAAAACGATTCTCAAAAAATACAATCCGACTGTTGTTGGAATAACCGGCTCGGTGGGGAAAAGCTCGACCAAGGAAGCTGTTTTCAATGTGCTTTCTTTGAAGTTCAGGACCCGAAAAAATGAAAAAAATTATAATAATGAAATAGGATTGCCGCTTACTATAATCGGATCGGAGAGTGGCAATAGCTCTATCTGGAAATGGATAAAAGTTTTTTTCAAAGGGCTCTTTGCCATTATTTTTCCCATTAAGTATCCTGAGATTTTAGTTTTGGAAATGGGAGTGGATAGGCCGGGAGACATGGAATATCTTTTAAGTTTTATTGATCCCACAGTCGGAATTATTACTAATATTTCCGGAAGCCATTTGGAATTTTTTAAAAGCATTGATCACATCTTGAAGGAGAAAGGAAAACTGGTAAAAAATCTTTCGGAAGGCGGATTGGCCATACTCAATTCTGATGATGAAAAGTCGTTTTCCTTTAAGGATAAATTAAAAAATCCTGCGGCTCTCTTCGGTTTTGGGGATAATGCGGAAATAAAAGCTTCTGATATTAATTTTAATTTTAACAATTTTCAGCCCCAGGGGATTAGTTTCAAATTAAACTTTGAAGGAAAAATTATTCCGATTCGGCTTCCCTATGTTTTGGCTCCGCATCTTATTTATTCGGCTCTTGCTGCGATAGCGGTTGGGAATTTTTTCAAAATTAATCTGGTTGATATCGCAGATGCTCTTCAGGAATTTTCTCCTCCGCCCGGCAGAATGAATTTAATAAAAGGAATAAAAGAAAGTTATGTTATTGACGATACTTATAATTCTTCTCCAACTTCAACTTTAGCAGCTCTTGATGTGATGAATGATCTGAAGGCGATAAGAAAAATAGCCGCTCTGGGAGATATGCTGGAGCTCGGAGAGAGTTCAGATGAAAAACATAGAGAAGTTTTGATGCATGCTTCAAAAAAGGGAGTAACTATATTTTTTATAGCGGGAGACAGAATGAAAAAAGCAGCCGGAGAATTGGAAATGCTGAGAAAAATTTCCGGAAGGGTATTTTATTTTGATGATCCTGAATATTTGGGCATAGAACTCAAAAAAGGGCTTCGCAAAGGGGATTTAGTTTTAGTCAAAGGTTCGCAAGGAATGAGGATGGAAAAAGCGATTAAGGAAATTATGGCACATCCGGAAGAAGCGGAAAAGTTGCTCTGTCGGCAGTCGAAAGATTGGCGGAAAAAGCCTTTTGCAAAGCCATAGGAGTTATGCACAGGCGCGATTTGACGAAATATGCAGAAGTCATATAATACAAGTAAGGAATTTATAGCAGGGGGATGCGATAGAGATGATTGCTATAAAAACAAAAAAACAATTTTTTAATCCAAGCAATTTTTAAGCGGCCATTTTTGGCTGTTTTTTATTTTTTATGGCTAGAGCATTTGAAAATCCATCTGAATTTGGGGACGCAAAAGCAATCTTAAGGCAACTGCAAAAGGTTGGGGATGATGACAAAGATAAGCGAAAAAAAAGCTATCAAGAAATAAAAGGCAATCTTGCTAAAAAAGTTGATTGCAAAGAACCGAATAAAATTGAATCAGAAAAGAAATATTTTCCAAATCCAGTGGAGCAAGAACATAAGAGAAAGTGGATGCGTTAGCTAATTTTGAGTTCTAAAGTTTTAGATATCGATAAAAAGAAGGAGGTGAGTAAGATGACCTATTTTACTCAAGAAGTGAAAGAGGTTGTAAATGAGGCCAGGGAGAGGTTTGGTATAGGCATAGATCCCTGTGGACTCATCAGGGAAGTGAGGAGTTGCCTTACGGATTGCGGTAAAGCAGATGATAATTACCGCGAATATTGTAAGGGGGTTCAGGACAAGTTCGACTCCTCCGTGTAAGCTTCTGCTAGTTGGAATCCAACGCGATTTCAAAATTTGGAAGAATTCATAATGAATTCAATCTCAATCCAAATCCAACTAGCAGGGCTTTTTCTTTTTGCCTGAATCTTGATAATTTATCAGATAACTGCTAAATTATTAATTGTCCCGCCGTTATTAAAATTATGGCGGGCAAAGTATGCCGCGTTCGTCTAGCCCGGTCAGGACGCCAGGTTCTCATCCTGGAAATCATGGGTTCGAATCCCATACGCGGTACAAATTACGCCACAAACCTTGACAAAGCAAGTATTTTACTTTATATTCTATATACAACTGATTTTTTCTTAGTTTAAGCGGATAAATTTCTTTTATGATTGTCGCTTCAAGGGGCGGCTTTTATTTTGATTATTATTATGGAAATACGGGACATTGCTATTATTGCTCACGTCGATCACGGCAAGACTACTTTGACCGATGCTTTGATGCGCCAAACCGGAGTGGTTAGCGATGATTTTACTATGGATACCAATGATTTGGAAAAAGAAAGAGGAATTACCATCTATTCAAAAAATACTTCAATAATTCACAGAAACACCAAAATTAATATTGTAGACACTCCGGGGCATGCTGATTTTGGCAGTGAAGTGGAACGAGTATTGCGATCTATAGATTCAGTATTGCTGGTCGTTGATGCGCAGGAAGGTCCGATGCCTCAAACGAAGTTTGTTTTAAAAAAATCGCTTGAATTAGGATTAAAACCAATCGTAGTAATCAACAAAATAGACAAGCCGGCGGCCAATCCCGATCATGTCCACGAAAAAGTGCTGGAATTATTTATGGATCTGGGCGCTAACGACGAACAGCTTAATTTTAAAACTGTTTATGCGATTGCCAAACAGGGAATTGCTAAATTAAAAATGGAAGATGAATCAAAAGATTTGTCCCCTCTTTTAGATTTAATTTTGGAAGAAGTTCCGGCAGCTTCAAGCGATGAGAAGAACTTGCTTCCTCTTTTGGTTCAGCCTTTTAATCTTGGTTATGATAATTTTTTGGGACGCCTGGCCATTGCCAGAGTTCATCAGGGAACAATAAAAAATATTCAGAATGTTTTTGTCAAAAAACCGACTGGAGAAGTGAGAACGGGAAAAGTAACCAAACTTTTTACTTTTCAAGGCCTTGAGAGGAAAGAAGTGGCTGAGGCTGTTGCCGGAGATATTGTAATGATTGCAGGGCTTCCTGATATTTTTATTGGAGAAACAATTTGCGAAAAAAATGATCAAGAAGCGCTTCCGGCCATCAGTATCGATGAACCGACAATTGCGCTTAATTTTTTGGTAAACAATTCTCCTCTAGGAGGAAAGGAGGGAACACTGGTTACCAACAGGCAAATTAGAGAAAGATTGGAAAAGGAATTGGAAGTTAATGTCGGGCTTAAGATTGATTTTTCTTCCGCGGAATCGTACAGAGTTTTTGGCAGAGGAGAACTTCATGTGGCAATCCTTTTGGAAAATATGAGGCGAGAAGGATATGAAGTCCAGGTTTCTCAACCCCACGTTATTATTAAAAAAGATGAGAATGATAACAAGCTGGAACCGTTTGAAGAAGTGACGATTGACGTTCCGGATGATATGTCGGGAACAGTAATTGCCAAAATGTCCAAGCGAAAAGGAAATATGGCGGAAATGAAAATGGAA
Coding sequences within it:
- the murF gene encoding UDP-N-acetylmuramoyl-tripeptide--D-alanyl-D-alanine ligase, yielding MKSTKIIYLEKILRFFAKTILKKYNPTVVGITGSVGKSSTKEAVFNVLSLKFRTRKNEKNYNNEIGLPLTIIGSESGNSSIWKWIKVFFKGLFAIIFPIKYPEILVLEMGVDRPGDMEYLLSFIDPTVGIITNISGSHLEFFKSIDHILKEKGKLVKNLSEGGLAILNSDDEKSFSFKDKLKNPAALFGFGDNAEIKASDINFNFNNFQPQGISFKLNFEGKIIPIRLPYVLAPHLIYSALAAIAVGNFFKINLVDIADALQEFSPPPGRMNLIKGIKESYVIDDTYNSSPTSTLAALDVMNDLKAIRKIAALGDMLELGESSDEKHREVLMHASKKGVTIFFIAGDRMKKAAGELEMLRKISGRVFYFDDPEYLGIELKKGLRKGDLVLVKGSQGMRMEKAIKEIMAHPEEAEKLLCRQSKDWRKKPFAKP
- the typA gene encoding translational GTPase TypA, coding for MEIRDIAIIAHVDHGKTTLTDALMRQTGVVSDDFTMDTNDLEKERGITIYSKNTSIIHRNTKINIVDTPGHADFGSEVERVLRSIDSVLLVVDAQEGPMPQTKFVLKKSLELGLKPIVVINKIDKPAANPDHVHEKVLELFMDLGANDEQLNFKTVYAIAKQGIAKLKMEDESKDLSPLLDLILEEVPAASSDEKNLLPLLVQPFNLGYDNFLGRLAIARVHQGTIKNIQNVFVKKPTGEVRTGKVTKLFTFQGLERKEVAEAVAGDIVMIAGLPDIFIGETICEKNDQEALPAISIDEPTIALNFLVNNSPLGGKEGTLVTNRQIRERLEKELEVNVGLKIDFSSAESYRVFGRGELHVAILLENMRREGYEVQVSQPHVIIKKDENDNKLEPFEEVTIDVPDDMSGTVIAKMSKRKGNMAEMKMENGHTRMIFEIPTRGLFGYRSEFVIDTRGEGILYTRVVGFKPYVGPIEKHELGSMTSMATGKALGFSLYNLQERGTLYIGANSEVYEGMVIGNVSKGDEMAVNPIKGKQMSNMRSSGADEAIKLVPPLDLSLERGLEIMKNDEYLEVTPKNIRLRKKYLTEVERTRMRRKG